A genomic region of Deinococcus sp. KSM4-11 contains the following coding sequences:
- a CDS encoding penicillin-binding protein — MTLRRAPLLTLLLALASMPAQARVRLGEPLPAHPWVSPGREVIVVYSHDCGDLGELWQAILASGLPVRAVNAETIAAPAPAGVNVWRGDEATAFARTLRVGAYPAVLLVQGGHILNAWEGTFQGDLGLKELDGSAHLGPVPTQP, encoded by the coding sequence ATGACCCTGAGGCGTGCTCCCCTGCTGACCCTGCTGCTGGCCCTGGCGAGCATGCCCGCGCAGGCGCGTGTGCGCCTGGGCGAACCCCTGCCCGCGCATCCCTGGGTCAGTCCGGGCCGCGAGGTGATCGTGGTGTACAGCCATGACTGCGGCGATCTGGGCGAGCTGTGGCAGGCCATCCTGGCGAGCGGGCTTCCGGTGAGGGCGGTCAACGCCGAGACCATCGCGGCTCCGGCGCCAGCGGGCGTGAACGTATGGCGCGGCGACGAGGCGACGGCCTTCGCCCGGACGCTGCGGGTCGGCGCTTACCCGGCCGTGCTGTTGGTACAGGGCGGCCACATCCTGAACGCCTGGGAAGGCACCTTTCAGGGGGATCTGGGGCTGAAGGAACTGGACGGCTCCGCCCACCTCGGCCCAGTGCCAACCCAGCCCTGA
- a CDS encoding cytochrome c biogenesis CcdA family protein, whose product MGVSVASPTLTIAFAAGVLSFLSPCVLPLVPSYLGVIGGARAPLWRALGFILGFGLVFIALGATASSLGAVLAPHKILLGQVAAVLIVFFGLVMLGVIRFPWLMRDTRALADAGGYGPVALGAAFAFGWSPCLGPALGSILGLAASTASLASGVGLLAAYTLGLAVPFLLAAVLWHRLNLRRLNRYAGVFEKVGGTVLVVVGVMMLTGQFTRLAAFFYQVMPVWLRV is encoded by the coding sequence ATGGGTGTATCCGTGGCCTCCCCGACGCTGACGATTGCGTTCGCGGCGGGCGTACTGTCGTTCCTGAGCCCATGCGTGCTGCCGTTGGTGCCCAGCTACCTGGGCGTGATCGGCGGGGCCAGAGCGCCGCTGTGGCGGGCACTGGGCTTCATCCTGGGCTTCGGGCTGGTGTTCATCGCGCTGGGCGCCACGGCCAGTTCTCTGGGCGCGGTGCTCGCGCCGCACAAGATCCTGCTGGGTCAGGTGGCCGCCGTGCTGATCGTCTTCTTCGGCCTGGTCATGCTGGGCGTGATCCGGTTTCCGTGGTTGATGCGGGATACCCGCGCGCTGGCCGATGCGGGCGGCTACGGTCCGGTGGCGCTGGGGGCCGCCTTCGCGTTCGGGTGGAGTCCGTGCCTGGGCCCGGCGCTGGGCAGCATCCTGGGGCTGGCGGCCAGCACGGCCAGTCTGGCCAGTGGCGTGGGTCTGCTCGCGGCGTACACGCTGGGGCTGGCCGTCCCGTTTCTGCTGGCGGCCGTGCTGTGGCACCGGCTGAACCTGCGGCGCCTGAACCGCTACGCGGGCGTGTTCGAGAAGGTGGGCGGCACGGTACTGGTCGTGGTGGGCGTGATGATGCTGACCGGGCAGTTCACGCGGCTGGCAGCCTTCTTCTACCAGGTGATGCCCGTGTGGCTGCGGGTGTGA